In Arachis hypogaea cultivar Tifrunner chromosome 2, arahy.Tifrunner.gnm2.J5K5, whole genome shotgun sequence, a genomic segment contains:
- the LOC112729172 gene encoding putative disease resistance protein At4g11170 isoform X1 translates to MAYSSSFLLDAPRIKHDVFISFRGEDIRTSFLSHLRKELHRYHIDFFVDDEKLHPGDDISSTLIQAIEESSISLVIFSENYASSTWCLNELVKVIQCMKQDQRIVIPVFYKVVPSDVRHQNNSFKEAFDKHQHRLKGNMMKVQSWRFALKEASNLSGFHYPSKYQDESKFIEEIVNDISEKLSYIFSIESKGLVGIDDNFTSIESLLEIESGEVRIIGIWGMGGIGKTTIAEFLFDKYSSQYEGSCMLKNVREESQKFGVPHLCEKLISELLAGERLVLKGSSKARSAFIQRKLSRKKVFIVLDDMDTLEQFEHLATKWLGPGSRIIVTTRDKHVLRKVHGIYEVQGLSFKNSLKLFCLNAFDKVYPETGYEEFSEIAVNYANGIPLALRVLGSFLYSKTIEEWESALGKLKIYPNIDIFNVLKLSYDGLDDLEKDIFLDIAFFFKGEHKDVVISFLESCGFFPAIGIGNLSRKALITISNRNRIEMHDLIEQMGREIVRQESIKDPGRRSRLSNHEDVYNVLNNNKGTDSVEGIMLDLSQIKRDLHLDADTFKRMPNIRFLKFYDSWRQKESANVHVSSTFDSFPKELRYLEWSGCPVKSLPPNFCAEKLVKLSMPNSQVSKLWDGVQDLVNLKKINLRGCKQLVELPDFTRASNLEEIYLIECVRLFELHPSILSIHKLKTLSVWGCKALKSLKSNIHLKSLKELDVRCCSSLKEFSLSSEELRSLDFRGTGIDKLYSSVSHLTKLVEFDPSNVRLETLPNEVCLLVSLEVLNLEGCKQLIELPQSMKVLSRLQELNLEDCFSLQSLPELPPSLIHLSATNCRSLEKLFNIKTVFSLNLKSISFENCERLDEHSFLEYVHLTMMGVAIRDILDDMLQYKIEPHADDDDITFFPESNSQVFYPGSKVPPWFIYQTREASVTIDLPADQPLNQLVGFILCCVVYHIPSHIESPTTSRAFSSKRPPIIRCQYSGFGYSKQFAKTSRWNSDHVCIWFHAAHNRQWHGNNATFKFKAETLSEFKVETRCEDYTPWRKRIPYVWRVIEEWEVIGCGVYPIYASDILDVFQKVDPQFQFFKDRSSWERESGWTDLQSVYTLDEVKTRMIHKMEADQKRFSSVSRICQISNNRTRMSMVSSKPKEVSQSLNEEENQVDQRNSSPLPRRLVRKMFKCLFGCC, encoded by the exons AtggcttattcttcttcttttttattggaTGCTCCCAGAATCAAACATGATGTCTTCATCAGCTTCAGAGGAGAAGACATCCGCACTTCTTTTCTTAGTCATTTGAGAAAAGAGTTGCATCGTTACCATATCGATTTCTTCGTGGACGACGAAAAACTGCACCCTGGAGATGACATTTCATCCACGCTTATTCAAGCCATTGAAGAGTCTTCTATTTCCTTGGTCATCTTTTCGGAAAACTATGCTTCTTCAACTTGGTGCTTGAATGAACTTGTGAAAGTAATTCAATGCATGAAACAAGATCAAAGGATTGTGATACCTGTTTTCTACAAAGTTGTTCCCTCTGATGTGCGGCATCAGAATAATTCCTTTAAGGAGGCTTTTGATAAACACCAACACAGATTGAAGGGAAATATGATGAAGGTGCAAAGTTGGAGATTTGCTTTAAAGGAAGCTTCTAATTTATCTGGATTTCATTATCCATCAAAATATCA GGATGAATCTAAATTCattgaagaaattgtgaatgaTATTTCAGAGAAATTGTCATATATTTTCTCAATAGAATCCAAAGGTCTTGTTGGAATTGATGATAATTTTACAAGTATTGAATCACTATTGGAAATTGAATCCGGCGAGGTCCGAATCATAGGAATTTGGGGGATGGGAGGAATAGGTAAAACTACTATTGCTGAATTCTTATTTGACAAATATTCTTCCCAATATGAAGGCAGTTGTATGTTGAAAAATGTAAGAGAAGAATCACAAAAGTTTGGTGTGCCTCATTTATGTGAGAAACTTATTTCTGAGTTATTAGCTGGAGAAAGACTTGTTTTGAAAGGATCATCCAAAGCAAGATCCGCTTTTATCCAGAGAAAGTTGAGTCGAAAAAAAGTTTTCATAGTGCTTGATGATATGGATACATTAGAACAGTTTGAACATCTTGCTACAAAATGGTTGGGACCAGGGAGTAGGATCATTGTAACTACCAGAGACAAGCATGTCCTTAGAAAAGTTCATGGAATATATGAAGTCCAGGGCTTGAGCTTTAAAAATTCCCTTAAGCtattttgcttgaatgcttttgaCAAAGTCTATCCTGAAACTGGATATGAAGAGTTTTCTGAAATAGCAGTCAATTATGCAAATGGCATCCCATTGGCTTTACGAGTTTTGGGTTCTTTTTTATACTCTAAAACCATAGAAGAATGGGAAAGTGCTTTGGGAAAACTCAAGATTTATCCTAATATAGACATTTTTAATGTCTTAAAATTGAGTTATGATGGGCTAGATGATTTAGAGAAGGACATATTCCTTGACATTGCATTTTTTTTCAAAGGAGAACATAAGGATGTTGTCATATCATTTCTAGAATCCTGTGGTTTTTTTCCTGCTATTGGCATAGGCAACCTTTCACGTAAAGCTCTCATAACTATTTCAAATCGTAACAGAATAGAAATGCATGATTTGATAGAGCAAATGGGTCGAGAAATAGTTCGTCAAGAATCAATTAAAGACCCAGGAAGACGTAGCCGCTTAAGTAACCATGAGGATGTCTACAATGTACTGAACAATAATAAG GGAACAGACTCAGTTGAAGGCATTATGTTGGACTTGTCTCAAATTAAAAGAGATCTACATTTAGATGCCGACACTTTTAAAAGGATGCCTAATATAAGGTTTCTTAAATTTTATGATTCATGGAGGCAAAAAGAATCAGCAAATGTGCACGTTTCTTCAACTTTTGATTCATTTCCAAAGGAACTAAGATACTTGGAGTGGAGTGGCTGCCCTGTGAAGTCTCTTCCACCAAATTTTTGTGCTGAGAAGCTTGTTAAGCTTTCTATGCCAAATAGCCAAGTTTCTAAACTTTGGGATGGAGTTCAG GATCTTGTAAATTTAAAGAAGATTAACCTTAGGGGATGCAAGCAGCTAGTGGAGCTTCCAGATTTTACTCGTGCATCAAACCTTGAAGAAATATACCTCATTGAATGCGTAAGGTTGTTTGAACTTCATCCATCCATTTTATCCATCCACAAGCTCAAAACTTTAAGTGTTTGGGGTTGCAAAGCACTAAAGAGTCTTAAAAGCAATATCCATTTAAAATCTCTTAAAGAACTCGATGTTCGTTGCTGCTCAAGCTTGAAGGAATTTTCATTGTCATCAGAGGAATTAAGAAGTTTGGATTTCAGAGGGACAGGAATTGATAAGTTGTACTCATCAGTTAGCCATCTAACGAAACTTGTAGAGTTTGATCCGAGTAATGTGAGACTTGAAACTCTTCCAAACGAAGTGTGTCTCTTGGTATCCCTTGAGGTACTAAATCTTGAAGGCTGCAAACAGTTGATTGAACTCCCTCAAAGTATGAAAGTCTTATCGCGGTTACAAGAACTCAACTTAGAGGATTGCTTCAGCCTTCAATCCTTACCGGAACTTCCACCATCTCTTATACATTTATCTGCCACAAACTGCAGATCGCTGGAGAAATTGTTCAATATAAAGACAGTATTCAGCTTAAATCTAAAATCCATCTCTTTTGAAAACTGCGAGAGGCTTGATGAGCATTCATTCTTAGAATATGTGCATCTTACAATGATGGGAGTAGCAATTAGAGATATATTGGATGACATGCTGCAATACAAAATTGAACCTCATGCTGATGATGACGATATTACGTTCTTCCCTGAATCCAACAGTCAGGTTTTTTATCCCGGAAGCAAGGTTCCACCATGGTTCATATATCAGACAAGAGAGGCTTCAGTAACTATTGACCTTCCTGCAGATCAACCATTGAACCAGCTAGTTGGTTTCATTCTCTGTTGTGTTGTTTATCATATTCCTTCCCATATAGAGTCTCCCACCACTAGTCGTGCTTTTTCTTCAAAACGGCCTCCCATAATCCGTTGTCAATACAGTGGTTTTGGGTATAGCAAACAGTTTGCTAAAACGAGTCGATGGAACTCGGATCATGTCTGCATATGGTTTCATGCTGCTCATAATCGTCAATGGCATGGCAACAATGCCACATTTAAATTCAAAGCTGAAACTCTATCTGAATTCAAAGTTGAAACTCGATGTGAAGATTATACGCCATGGAGAAAACGTATCCCTTATGTATGGAGGGTCATAGAGGAATGGGAGGTCATAGGGTGCGGGGTTTACCCAATATATGCCTCAGACATCCTAGATGTCTTTCAAAAAGTGGATCCTCAGTTCCAGTTTTTTAAAGATAGAAGCAGTTGGGAACGGGAATCTGGGTGGACTGATCTTCAATCGGTTTACACTCTCGACGAAGTCAAGACAAGGATGATTCACAAGATGGAAGCAGACCAAAAAAGGTTCTCATCGGTTTCCAGGATTTGTCAAATTTCTAATAACAGGACCAGGATGTCAATGGTTTCCTCAAAACCAAAAGAAGTATCTCAAAGCTTGAATGAAGAAGAAAACCAAGTCGATCAGAGAAACAGTTCTCCATTACCTAGGCGTTTGGTAAGGAAGATGTTTAAGTGCTTGTTTGGGTGTTGTTAA
- the LOC112729172 gene encoding putative disease resistance protein At4g11170 isoform X2, which yields MAYSSSFLLDAPRIKHDVFISFRGEDIRTSFLSHLRKELHRYHIDFFVDDEKLHPGDDISSTLIQAIEESSISLVIFSENYASSTWCLNELVKVIQCMKQDQRIVIPVFYKVVPSDVRHQNNSFKEAFDKHQHRLKGNMMKVQSWRFALKEASNLSGFHYPSKYQDESKFIEEIVNDISEKLSYIFSIESKGLVGIDDNFTSIESLLEIESGEVRIIGIWGMGGIGKTTIAEFLFDKYSSQYEGSCMLKNVREESQKFGVPHLCEKLISELLAGERLVLKGSSKARSAFIQRKLSRKKVFIVLDDMDTLEQFEHLATKWLGPGSRIIVTTRDKHVLRKVHGIYEVQGLSFKNSLKLFCLNAFDKVYPETGYEEFSEIAVNYANGIPLALRVLGSFLYSKTIEEWESALGKLKIYPNIDIFNVLKLSYDGLDDLEKDIFLDIAFFFKGEHKDVVISFLESCGFFPAIGIGNLSRKALITISNRNRIEMHDLIEQMGREIVRQESIKDPGRRSRLSNHEDVYNVLNNNKGTDSVEGIMLDLSQIKRDLHLDADTFKRMPNIRFLKFYDSWRQKESANVHVSSTFDSFPKELRYLEWSGCPVKSLPPNFCAEKLVKLSMPNSQVSKLWDGVQDLVNLKKINLRGCKQLVELPDFTRASNLEEIYLIECVRLFELHPSILSIHKLKTLSVWGCKALKSLKSNIHLKSLKELDVRCCSSLKEFSLSSEELRSLDFRGTGIDKLYSSVSHLTKLVEFDPSNVRLETLPNEVCLLVSLEVLNLEGCKQLIELPQSMKVLSRLQELNLEDCFSLQSLPELPPSLIHLSATNCRSLEKLFNIKTVFSLNLKSISFENCERLDEHSFLEYVHLTMMGVAIRDILDDMLQYKIEPHADDDDITFFPESNSQVFYPGSKVPPWFIYQTREASVTIDLPADQPLNQLVGFILCCVVYHIPSHIESPTTSRAFSSKRPPIIRCQYSGFGYSKQFAKTSRWNSDHVCIWFHAAHNRQWHGNNATFKFKAETLSEFKVETRCEDYTPWRKRIPYVWRVIEEWEVIGCGVYPIYASDILDVFQKVDPQFQFFKDRSSWERESGWTDLQSVYTLDEVKTRMIHKMEADQKRFSSVSRICQISNNRTRMSMVSSKPKEVSQSLNEEENQVDQRNSSPLPRRLSKLLL from the exons AtggcttattcttcttcttttttattggaTGCTCCCAGAATCAAACATGATGTCTTCATCAGCTTCAGAGGAGAAGACATCCGCACTTCTTTTCTTAGTCATTTGAGAAAAGAGTTGCATCGTTACCATATCGATTTCTTCGTGGACGACGAAAAACTGCACCCTGGAGATGACATTTCATCCACGCTTATTCAAGCCATTGAAGAGTCTTCTATTTCCTTGGTCATCTTTTCGGAAAACTATGCTTCTTCAACTTGGTGCTTGAATGAACTTGTGAAAGTAATTCAATGCATGAAACAAGATCAAAGGATTGTGATACCTGTTTTCTACAAAGTTGTTCCCTCTGATGTGCGGCATCAGAATAATTCCTTTAAGGAGGCTTTTGATAAACACCAACACAGATTGAAGGGAAATATGATGAAGGTGCAAAGTTGGAGATTTGCTTTAAAGGAAGCTTCTAATTTATCTGGATTTCATTATCCATCAAAATATCA GGATGAATCTAAATTCattgaagaaattgtgaatgaTATTTCAGAGAAATTGTCATATATTTTCTCAATAGAATCCAAAGGTCTTGTTGGAATTGATGATAATTTTACAAGTATTGAATCACTATTGGAAATTGAATCCGGCGAGGTCCGAATCATAGGAATTTGGGGGATGGGAGGAATAGGTAAAACTACTATTGCTGAATTCTTATTTGACAAATATTCTTCCCAATATGAAGGCAGTTGTATGTTGAAAAATGTAAGAGAAGAATCACAAAAGTTTGGTGTGCCTCATTTATGTGAGAAACTTATTTCTGAGTTATTAGCTGGAGAAAGACTTGTTTTGAAAGGATCATCCAAAGCAAGATCCGCTTTTATCCAGAGAAAGTTGAGTCGAAAAAAAGTTTTCATAGTGCTTGATGATATGGATACATTAGAACAGTTTGAACATCTTGCTACAAAATGGTTGGGACCAGGGAGTAGGATCATTGTAACTACCAGAGACAAGCATGTCCTTAGAAAAGTTCATGGAATATATGAAGTCCAGGGCTTGAGCTTTAAAAATTCCCTTAAGCtattttgcttgaatgcttttgaCAAAGTCTATCCTGAAACTGGATATGAAGAGTTTTCTGAAATAGCAGTCAATTATGCAAATGGCATCCCATTGGCTTTACGAGTTTTGGGTTCTTTTTTATACTCTAAAACCATAGAAGAATGGGAAAGTGCTTTGGGAAAACTCAAGATTTATCCTAATATAGACATTTTTAATGTCTTAAAATTGAGTTATGATGGGCTAGATGATTTAGAGAAGGACATATTCCTTGACATTGCATTTTTTTTCAAAGGAGAACATAAGGATGTTGTCATATCATTTCTAGAATCCTGTGGTTTTTTTCCTGCTATTGGCATAGGCAACCTTTCACGTAAAGCTCTCATAACTATTTCAAATCGTAACAGAATAGAAATGCATGATTTGATAGAGCAAATGGGTCGAGAAATAGTTCGTCAAGAATCAATTAAAGACCCAGGAAGACGTAGCCGCTTAAGTAACCATGAGGATGTCTACAATGTACTGAACAATAATAAG GGAACAGACTCAGTTGAAGGCATTATGTTGGACTTGTCTCAAATTAAAAGAGATCTACATTTAGATGCCGACACTTTTAAAAGGATGCCTAATATAAGGTTTCTTAAATTTTATGATTCATGGAGGCAAAAAGAATCAGCAAATGTGCACGTTTCTTCAACTTTTGATTCATTTCCAAAGGAACTAAGATACTTGGAGTGGAGTGGCTGCCCTGTGAAGTCTCTTCCACCAAATTTTTGTGCTGAGAAGCTTGTTAAGCTTTCTATGCCAAATAGCCAAGTTTCTAAACTTTGGGATGGAGTTCAG GATCTTGTAAATTTAAAGAAGATTAACCTTAGGGGATGCAAGCAGCTAGTGGAGCTTCCAGATTTTACTCGTGCATCAAACCTTGAAGAAATATACCTCATTGAATGCGTAAGGTTGTTTGAACTTCATCCATCCATTTTATCCATCCACAAGCTCAAAACTTTAAGTGTTTGGGGTTGCAAAGCACTAAAGAGTCTTAAAAGCAATATCCATTTAAAATCTCTTAAAGAACTCGATGTTCGTTGCTGCTCAAGCTTGAAGGAATTTTCATTGTCATCAGAGGAATTAAGAAGTTTGGATTTCAGAGGGACAGGAATTGATAAGTTGTACTCATCAGTTAGCCATCTAACGAAACTTGTAGAGTTTGATCCGAGTAATGTGAGACTTGAAACTCTTCCAAACGAAGTGTGTCTCTTGGTATCCCTTGAGGTACTAAATCTTGAAGGCTGCAAACAGTTGATTGAACTCCCTCAAAGTATGAAAGTCTTATCGCGGTTACAAGAACTCAACTTAGAGGATTGCTTCAGCCTTCAATCCTTACCGGAACTTCCACCATCTCTTATACATTTATCTGCCACAAACTGCAGATCGCTGGAGAAATTGTTCAATATAAAGACAGTATTCAGCTTAAATCTAAAATCCATCTCTTTTGAAAACTGCGAGAGGCTTGATGAGCATTCATTCTTAGAATATGTGCATCTTACAATGATGGGAGTAGCAATTAGAGATATATTGGATGACATGCTGCAATACAAAATTGAACCTCATGCTGATGATGACGATATTACGTTCTTCCCTGAATCCAACAGTCAGGTTTTTTATCCCGGAAGCAAGGTTCCACCATGGTTCATATATCAGACAAGAGAGGCTTCAGTAACTATTGACCTTCCTGCAGATCAACCATTGAACCAGCTAGTTGGTTTCATTCTCTGTTGTGTTGTTTATCATATTCCTTCCCATATAGAGTCTCCCACCACTAGTCGTGCTTTTTCTTCAAAACGGCCTCCCATAATCCGTTGTCAATACAGTGGTTTTGGGTATAGCAAACAGTTTGCTAAAACGAGTCGATGGAACTCGGATCATGTCTGCATATGGTTTCATGCTGCTCATAATCGTCAATGGCATGGCAACAATGCCACATTTAAATTCAAAGCTGAAACTCTATCTGAATTCAAAGTTGAAACTCGATGTGAAGATTATACGCCATGGAGAAAACGTATCCCTTATGTATGGAGGGTCATAGAGGAATGGGAGGTCATAGGGTGCGGGGTTTACCCAATATATGCCTCAGACATCCTAGATGTCTTTCAAAAAGTGGATCCTCAGTTCCAGTTTTTTAAAGATAGAAGCAGTTGGGAACGGGAATCTGGGTGGACTGATCTTCAATCGGTTTACACTCTCGACGAAGTCAAGACAAGGATGATTCACAAGATGGAAGCAGACCAAAAAAGGTTCTCATCGGTTTCCAGGATTTGTCAAATTTCTAATAACAGGACCAGGATGTCAATGGTTTCCTCAAAACCAAAAGAAGTATCTCAAAGCTTGAATGAAGAAGAAAACCAAGTCGATCAGAGAAACAGTTCTCCATTACCTAGGCGTTTG AGTAAATTACTTCTTTGA